Proteins co-encoded in one Coriobacterium glomerans PW2 genomic window:
- a CDS encoding YczE/YyaS/YitT family protein → MNRSNAWKRWTVYIAGIFILALGVFLNVKSALGISTTNSVPNIVSVAGLRYGAPWLTLGTACTIVYCIDMLFQCIVYRRIRMKVILQLPFSFIFGHIVDMYGSLLALLLNGAELALEVRVVLFAASVLLISIGCTMVVNMDLVPNPPDGGVQALAHLTKLPFGRAKWLWDGILLFVTAGISFLIGVPVLAPNNIYIGTIIAFFAIGNIIHFVNNHFGAWFRDIFDRNDSVTCVPTDKEAVAN, encoded by the coding sequence ATGAACAGATCAAACGCTTGGAAACGCTGGACTGTATACATCGCTGGCATTTTCATACTTGCCCTCGGAGTTTTTCTTAACGTTAAAAGTGCATTAGGCATCTCCACAACAAACTCCGTTCCGAACATCGTCTCAGTTGCAGGCCTGAGATATGGTGCCCCCTGGTTGACGCTCGGAACAGCTTGTACCATCGTTTACTGTATAGATATGCTGTTTCAATGCATCGTCTACCGGCGGATCCGTATGAAGGTCATTCTGCAGCTGCCGTTCTCGTTTATCTTCGGCCATATCGTTGATATGTATGGATCTCTTCTGGCTTTGCTCCTCAATGGGGCGGAGCTTGCACTTGAGGTTAGAGTTGTTCTGTTTGCGGCATCCGTGCTGCTAATTTCGATTGGGTGCACCATGGTCGTCAACATGGATCTTGTTCCGAACCCTCCGGATGGTGGAGTTCAGGCTCTCGCACATCTAACAAAGCTTCCTTTTGGAAGAGCCAAATGGCTATGGGACGGGATTCTGCTTTTCGTTACTGCCGGTATCAGTTTTCTCATTGGCGTTCCGGTGCTAGCCCCTAACAACATTTACATCGGAACGATAATCGCCTTCTTTGCCATCGGTAACATCATCCATTTTGTGAACAATCATTTTGGGGCTTGGTTCCGAGATATCTTTGACCGAAACGATTCCGTGACGTGTGTCCCAACTGATAAAGAGGCAGTTGCGAACTAG
- a CDS encoding RraA family protein encodes MSVGNRVFKKICRPKPHFLAEFAQIPCANTADTMSRSCAVNPRIRLMSNPSISIVAGPALTVKTRAGDNLMIHAALEMIEPGDILVVGNEGDASRALMGEIMFTYARYMDVGAIVLDGPIRDVGAVRKMDFPIYATGSTPGGPYKEGPGEVNVPISCGNLAINPGDIMVCDPDGVIAIPFADAKNVLANARELSALDHSKVEAAAKGTAKRQWVGETLNSKNVEIIDARYDEQRD; translated from the coding sequence ATGTCTGTTGGAAATCGAGTTTTCAAAAAGATATGTAGACCAAAACCACATTTTCTTGCTGAATTCGCACAGATACCCTGTGCGAACACTGCGGATACGATGTCAAGGTCTTGTGCCGTCAACCCTCGGATCCGTCTTATGTCAAATCCAAGTATCTCAATCGTCGCAGGGCCCGCTCTTACAGTCAAAACGCGGGCGGGGGACAATCTTATGATTCACGCAGCTCTCGAAATGATTGAACCCGGGGATATTCTCGTTGTTGGCAACGAGGGTGATGCGTCTCGTGCGCTCATGGGTGAGATTATGTTTACCTATGCACGATATATGGATGTTGGCGCCATAGTTCTCGACGGGCCGATACGGGATGTCGGGGCAGTACGGAAAATGGATTTTCCGATCTATGCGACGGGATCGACTCCGGGTGGGCCATATAAGGAAGGTCCGGGCGAAGTCAACGTGCCGATTTCGTGCGGTAACCTTGCAATAAACCCTGGTGATATCATGGTTTGTGATCCGGATGGCGTGATCGCCATTCCTTTCGCAGATGCGAAAAATGTGCTTGCAAATGCCCGGGAGCTTTCTGCACTTGACCATAGCAAAGTAGAAGCAGCAGCAAAAGGTACCGCGAAGAGACAGTGGGTAGGCGAGACCCTCAACTCAAAGAATGTGGAAATAATTGACGCCCGATATGACGAGCAGCGTGATTAG
- a CDS encoding dicarboxylate/amino acid:cation symporter yields the protein MLKAIFNKKRLAIYTTATLFLGIIYGTVAPSVATSSKVLGDIFMNLITMIVVPMILFSIVSGIASMKDTEKLAKVGGRVILIYIIAVFICCLIAAGITYAINPGIGLNFTPSESYDASSVGEVSMLGFFTGIVPSNIVSAMSNGNFMQVIFFSVMFGLALITIGKNGEHLVRIMEQGAQTTYKMLDIIMWYAPIGVFCLIGWTTAVYGGKLFGGLPLYILTDLTCCVVGFIVLLLIVRFYTGLRISKILSNLLPVFVNTVSTNSSAATIPITMTVVTDKFKVPNSLASFSISLGPTICKAGAGLYKVVLAIFVSQMYGIQLSVTQIAMVVCVSTFMSIATPGIPGGGVATGTVILGLVGLPVDIMGAIAGLYRLIDMGHTTLNVAGGVFGTLIAAKQEGIWSANMTQKESQTICTQQSG from the coding sequence ATGCTAAAAGCCATATTCAACAAGAAACGTTTGGCGATATATACGACCGCCACGCTGTTTCTTGGCATCATCTATGGAACGGTCGCTCCGAGTGTCGCCACATCGTCGAAGGTCCTTGGAGACATCTTCATGAATCTGATCACAATGATTGTCGTGCCGATGATCTTGTTCAGTATTGTTAGCGGAATTGCATCGATGAAAGATACCGAAAAGCTCGCAAAAGTCGGCGGTAGGGTTATCCTCATCTACATTATCGCTGTTTTTATTTGCTGCTTGATCGCCGCCGGTATCACATATGCGATCAATCCCGGGATCGGCCTTAATTTTACTCCATCGGAATCCTATGACGCTTCCTCAGTTGGCGAAGTGTCCATGTTGGGTTTTTTCACCGGTATCGTGCCTTCAAATATTGTAAGCGCTATGTCAAACGGAAATTTCATGCAAGTAATTTTCTTTTCAGTTATGTTTGGGCTTGCTCTTATTACTATCGGAAAGAATGGCGAGCATCTCGTTCGTATCATGGAACAAGGTGCGCAGACGACGTATAAAATGTTAGACATCATCATGTGGTATGCGCCTATTGGTGTGTTTTGTTTAATTGGCTGGACGACTGCTGTATATGGCGGAAAGCTATTTGGCGGTTTGCCTTTGTATATTCTTACGGACCTGACCTGTTGCGTGGTTGGATTTATTGTTCTTTTGCTTATTGTTCGTTTTTACACAGGGCTTCGCATCTCGAAAATTCTGAGTAATCTCCTCCCGGTGTTTGTTAACACTGTGTCGACGAATTCAAGCGCAGCAACGATCCCTATTACAATGACCGTCGTTACCGATAAGTTCAAGGTCCCGAATTCACTTGCAAGTTTTTCCATTTCTCTTGGTCCAACAATCTGCAAAGCCGGAGCCGGACTCTATAAAGTCGTCCTTGCGATTTTCGTCTCTCAAATGTATGGAATTCAGCTTTCTGTGACTCAAATTGCCATGGTGGTATGCGTTTCGACATTCATGTCAATCGCCACACCGGGAATTCCTGGCGGAGGCGTTGCAACTGGCACGGTGATTCTCGGTCTCGTTGGACTCCCCGTTGACATCATGGGTGCTATTGCAGGTCTATACCGCTTAATCGACATGGGACACACGACTTTGAATGTTGCAGGAGGTGTTTTTGGGACGTTGATTGCGGCAAAACAGGAAGGGATTTGGTCTGCAAATATGACACAAAAAGAATCGCAAACTATTTGTACTCAACAATCAGGCTAA
- a CDS encoding pyridoxal phosphate-dependent aminotransferase translates to MLAKRMNDIGGSPTSALIAKVAELRGAGENIISLNVGEPDFGTPAVAKIAGIKAICDNFTKYTPSPGILELRREISKKLERDNKVIYGMEEICATVGAKQAIYNSLMALVDEGDEVLIPIPCWVSYTDMVRLAGGTPVFVSVCEDYALDLDAIEAAITRNTKAIIICTPNNPSGAVYSRDSLERLADLACKHDFYVIADEIYEKLIYDKDCEHVSIASLGDSIRDRTVTVNGMSKAFAMTGWRIGYAASTRTIIKAMKAIQSQTTSATNAIAQKAAIDALRYGDQDVHLMVCEFKRRRDYVVKRIEELEGFTCRLPQGAFYALVDVSNVIGKQTANKTIQNSFDLASYLLDEAKVALVPGESFNIKEKVRISYSNSIENIDKAFNRIEIAISKLR, encoded by the coding sequence ATGTTAGCAAAGAGGATGAACGACATTGGTGGATCGCCGACGTCGGCTTTGATCGCTAAGGTTGCGGAGCTGAGAGGAGCTGGTGAAAACATCATTTCTCTCAATGTGGGCGAGCCAGATTTTGGGACACCCGCGGTTGCAAAAATTGCTGGAATAAAAGCGATTTGCGATAATTTTACCAAATACACCCCCAGTCCAGGTATTCTTGAGCTTCGTAGGGAGATCTCAAAGAAGCTTGAACGCGATAACAAAGTCATATACGGCATGGAAGAAATTTGCGCTACAGTTGGTGCAAAGCAAGCGATCTATAACTCACTCATGGCCCTTGTTGACGAGGGAGACGAGGTCCTGATACCAATTCCTTGTTGGGTGAGTTACACGGATATGGTGAGGCTTGCCGGTGGAACCCCGGTTTTTGTATCTGTTTGCGAAGATTACGCGCTTGATCTCGATGCGATAGAGGCTGCTATCACACGAAATACAAAAGCCATAATTATTTGTACGCCGAACAATCCGAGCGGTGCTGTGTACTCGCGCGACAGCCTAGAGCGCTTGGCTGATCTGGCATGCAAGCATGATTTCTATGTAATTGCAGACGAGATATACGAGAAGCTCATTTACGACAAAGACTGTGAACATGTAAGTATTGCATCGCTTGGTGATAGTATTCGTGATCGAACAGTTACCGTGAATGGTATGTCGAAGGCTTTTGCGATGACGGGTTGGCGCATAGGCTATGCTGCTTCAACTCGGACGATTATCAAGGCGATGAAGGCAATACAGAGCCAAACGACTTCTGCTACAAATGCCATAGCTCAGAAAGCCGCGATAGATGCGCTCAGATACGGTGACCAAGATGTTCACCTCATGGTATGCGAATTCAAGCGACGTCGGGACTACGTGGTGAAGCGTATCGAAGAGCTTGAAGGCTTTACCTGCCGTTTGCCGCAGGGTGCTTTTTACGCACTTGTTGACGTTTCAAATGTAATCGGAAAACAAACGGCCAATAAGACGATTCAGAATTCATTTGATCTCGCTTCCTATCTTCTTGATGAAGCCAAGGTCGCTTTGGTGCCAGGAGAAAGTTTCAATATCAAAGAAAAGGTTCGCATCTCCTACTCAAATTCCATCGAGAACATCGACAAGGCGTTTAATCGAATCGAGATCGCAATTTCAAAACTGAGATAG
- a CDS encoding MurR/RpiR family transcriptional regulator, translating to MSASVLEDMKEKIKALSLTKTESAIADYVLDNFDSLAFLTVSDLAAHTNTSDASIIRFIRRLGFAGYMEYRQKLQDDFMDRQAQGLMPSQKLHSEKQGLDSDDLADALVQKTTENLFKTFNDTALDQVAFTDVCSLLANSTRIFVAGFRGSHCCSMYAAHRLGMMRERVTLLSNAGATAIEQLVDCKRGDLLLIFSFARYSRICRVLLEIASGAGVHTVLVTDKLSCPFANFAKNIFTAEVVSLGFANSYIAPLCLAEALLLGAEREIGAHAMPRLEVIDGYLEDADLY from the coding sequence ATGAGTGCTTCAGTTCTTGAAGACATGAAAGAAAAAATAAAGGCCCTGTCGCTCACTAAGACCGAATCAGCTATTGCAGACTATGTACTGGACAATTTCGACTCGCTCGCTTTTCTCACGGTTTCAGATCTTGCTGCACATACAAATACTAGCGATGCCTCGATCATCAGATTTATTCGACGGTTGGGCTTTGCAGGCTATATGGAGTACCGTCAGAAGTTACAGGATGATTTCATGGATCGTCAAGCGCAGGGCCTTATGCCAAGTCAAAAACTACACAGCGAGAAACAGGGTTTAGATTCAGATGATCTTGCAGATGCTCTCGTGCAAAAAACGACTGAGAACCTATTCAAAACTTTTAATGATACGGCACTGGATCAGGTGGCTTTTACTGATGTCTGTTCTTTGCTCGCGAATTCAACACGCATTTTTGTGGCGGGATTTCGCGGCTCGCATTGTTGTTCTATGTATGCGGCGCATAGATTGGGCATGATGCGCGAACGGGTAACCCTGCTGAGCAATGCTGGTGCGACCGCTATCGAGCAGCTTGTCGATTGCAAACGTGGGGATCTGCTATTAATCTTCAGCTTCGCGAGATATTCTCGGATCTGTCGAGTTCTGCTTGAAATTGCAAGCGGTGCAGGCGTGCATACTGTTCTTGTAACTGATAAGCTCAGCTGTCCATTTGCGAACTTCGCCAAAAATATATTTACAGCAGAGGTTGTTAGCTTGGGATTCGCGAACTCCTATATCGCTCCATTATGTCTGGCAGAAGCATTGCTGCTCGGGGCTGAACGTGAGATAGGAGCTCATGCGATGCCAAGACTAGAGGTGATTGATGGGTATTTAGAAGATGCTGATTTATATTGA
- a CDS encoding MFS transporter, translated as MAELPDVYVGKKLRRPNPWWVGVVSGMASYIDSCAIITSGTAVTIYQQVFGFTNEQFGLLSASLTFAIVIGALLGGRLSDQFGRKRVFAIADVRQRFRAW; from the coding sequence ATGGCAGAGCTCCCCGACGTCTATGTGGGCAAAAAGCTGCGACGTCCGAATCCTTGGTGGGTTGGAGTCGTATCCGGAATGGCATCCTATATCGACTCATGTGCCATTATCACATCAGGTACCGCAGTAACAATCTATCAGCAGGTCTTTGGCTTCACGAACGAGCAGTTCGGTCTGCTGTCGGCCTCCCTTACCTTCGCCATCGTCATCGGCGCTCTTCTTGGAGGCCGTCTGAGCGATCAGTTTGGCCGGAAACGCGTGTTCGCGATAGCAGATGTCCGGCAGAGATTCAGAGCGTGGTAA
- a CDS encoding family 78 glycoside hydrolase catalytic domain, protein MTDHHMNAKYEDEGFPIEAAMIGADADDRQAVVLSTVQKLTQAVDRVASATFRATAHGLYEARINGEPVDDSVMNPGWTSFEWRLRVQSFDVTKIVKLCTGEISIEVLLGNGWYRGKIGFNGQRCDYGSAIGFLGALEVSYQDGSIQQILTSTEWCARSSAITFNTLYDGETIDARLWDTPSSLDVHRIEFDRNTLVPQIGPAITRHEVVHPVRIWTSPAGKTLVDFGQNLVGWLRFSLTGPAGTEIVIRHAEVIEDGELGTRPLRRAKATDRFILSGGRDFFEPTLTFHGFRYAEVSGWPGELRLDDLEAVVVHSDISRTGWFECSDPMVNQLVSNSVWSQKGNFLDIPTDCPQRDEREGWTGDIAAFSPTAAFQFDVSSFLNKWLMDLAEETRHSDGVRVPIVVPDIIKMNPPEEFRTLLSDPTAIWGDASIWVPEALWNAYGDIDALQASYPSMVLHLESIERKLSSDGLWNTGFQFGDWLDPTAPPDDPAAAKADRYLVAQACLYRSASFAAKAAHLIDNERDAVRWRALADRTRAAFNKAYVRDGLLTSDATTSYALAIHFGLLDEKHISVAGERLAQLVREARYRVSTGFAGTPYITWALTDTGHVDDAYRLLLERSCPSWMYPITMGATTIWERWDSMLPNGKINPGEMTSFNHYALGSVCDWIYQVVGGIRPAAPGYASVRIEPVPGGGITWAKTAFDSVHGRIEVEWHIKEGDFSMLLNLPEDVDAKVVLPDARSYEVVGGSHRFGCALLR, encoded by the coding sequence ATGACGGATCACCACATGAACGCAAAATACGAAGATGAAGGATTTCCGATTGAAGCTGCAATGATCGGTGCCGATGCCGATGACAGGCAAGCAGTCGTTTTGAGCACGGTTCAAAAGCTTACCCAAGCTGTCGATCGAGTTGCATCCGCGACTTTTCGCGCGACAGCGCACGGCCTGTACGAAGCAAGGATCAACGGAGAACCCGTCGACGATTCGGTGATGAACCCGGGCTGGACATCGTTTGAGTGGCGTTTACGGGTGCAATCGTTTGATGTAACCAAGATAGTGAAACTTTGCACAGGTGAGATCTCGATCGAGGTGTTGCTCGGCAATGGCTGGTACCGAGGTAAAATTGGATTCAATGGTCAACGTTGTGATTACGGCTCAGCAATAGGATTTCTCGGTGCACTTGAGGTCTCGTATCAAGACGGGTCAATTCAGCAGATTCTCACGTCCACCGAGTGGTGTGCGAGGTCCTCCGCAATCACCTTCAACACCCTCTATGATGGTGAGACCATCGATGCTCGGCTGTGGGATACACCATCATCGCTGGATGTCCACAGGATCGAATTTGATCGGAACACGCTGGTGCCGCAGATCGGCCCGGCTATAACGCGACATGAGGTTGTCCATCCTGTGCGGATCTGGACTTCGCCTGCGGGCAAGACGCTGGTCGATTTCGGTCAGAATCTCGTAGGCTGGCTGCGCTTCAGTCTGACAGGACCTGCGGGAACCGAGATCGTCATCCGGCATGCCGAGGTCATCGAAGATGGTGAACTCGGCACGCGACCGCTGCGCCGGGCAAAGGCGACCGATCGCTTCATCCTCTCGGGTGGGCGTGATTTCTTTGAGCCAACGCTCACGTTTCACGGTTTCCGCTACGCCGAGGTATCCGGATGGCCCGGCGAGCTGAGGCTCGACGATCTCGAGGCGGTCGTGGTGCATTCCGATATTTCGCGCACCGGCTGGTTCGAGTGCTCCGATCCCATGGTCAATCAGCTCGTGAGCAACTCTGTCTGGAGCCAGAAAGGTAATTTTCTCGATATCCCGACCGACTGTCCCCAGCGTGATGAACGGGAGGGCTGGACCGGAGACATCGCCGCATTCAGCCCGACTGCTGCATTCCAGTTCGACGTCTCTTCTTTTCTCAACAAATGGCTGATGGATCTCGCGGAGGAGACGAGGCACAGCGACGGAGTCCGAGTTCCCATAGTCGTTCCCGATATCATAAAAATGAATCCGCCCGAAGAATTCAGAACGCTCCTCAGCGATCCAACCGCTATCTGGGGTGACGCCTCTATCTGGGTGCCCGAGGCCCTCTGGAACGCTTATGGAGATATCGATGCGCTGCAAGCGAGCTATCCGTCGATGGTCTTGCATCTCGAATCGATCGAGCGCAAGCTCAGCTCCGATGGTCTGTGGAACACCGGCTTCCAGTTCGGCGACTGGCTCGATCCCACAGCACCACCGGATGACCCGGCCGCCGCGAAGGCGGATAGGTACTTGGTCGCGCAGGCATGTCTGTATCGCAGCGCCTCGTTCGCCGCAAAGGCGGCGCATCTCATCGACAACGAGCGGGATGCGGTCCGCTGGCGCGCGCTCGCCGATCGGACGCGCGCGGCTTTCAACAAGGCGTACGTGAGAGATGGCCTGCTGACATCGGATGCGACGACCTCCTATGCGCTTGCCATCCACTTCGGACTGCTCGACGAGAAGCATATCTCCGTAGCCGGAGAGCGGCTCGCTCAGCTGGTTCGGGAGGCGCGGTACAGAGTCAGCACCGGCTTCGCGGGGACGCCCTACATCACATGGGCGCTCACCGATACCGGCCATGTGGACGACGCCTACCGGCTGCTGCTCGAGAGGAGCTGCCCGTCGTGGATGTATCCCATCACCATGGGAGCGACCACGATCTGGGAGCGCTGGGACTCGATGCTGCCGAACGGGAAGATCAATCCCGGTGAGATGACCTCGTTCAATCATTACGCGCTGGGATCGGTCTGCGACTGGATTTACCAGGTGGTCGGTGGCATCAGACCCGCTGCGCCCGGATACGCCTCGGTGCGCATCGAGCCCGTGCCCGGCGGTGGGATCACATGGGCGAAGACCGCATTCGATTCGGTGCACGGCAGGATCGAGGTCGAATGGCATATCAAAGAAGGTGATTTCTCTATGCTGCTCAACCTGCCCGAGGATGTCGACGCCAAGGTGGTGCTGCCCGACGCTCGCAGCTACGAGGTCGTCGGCGGATCGCATCGCTTCGGTTGCGCGCTTTTGCGCTGA
- a CDS encoding MurR/RpiR family transcriptional regulator — translation MYQEATVSSKILLSHDRFSDSERRIADFILSDDEQVSSLMASEIAQKCNTSNTTVSRFVHTLGYESFAQLRLALSREEVSRQAPREGAGRISLEDVATSMRCILEEKVLEIQDTVANLDPKEVEAAARLIQASGTVLLVGVGTSLSVAQMAAVKLTHVGVRAVSPPSSDAATVLTQLLSDADCIVFVSNSGESRRLNTIMDEAIDSAIPTVVITGDDKASLAQRADHVLAVTSRDRMLAGDFSFSYMSINLVLEMLVLLLFHDSVDAEEYLRMFNKSFALDKQPEEGRN, via the coding sequence ATGTATCAGGAAGCGACCGTATCCAGCAAGATCCTGTTGTCTCATGATCGCTTCTCAGATTCCGAGCGGCGCATCGCCGATTTCATCCTATCCGACGACGAGCAGGTCTCCTCACTCATGGCCAGCGAGATCGCTCAGAAGTGCAACACCTCGAACACCACGGTTTCGCGGTTCGTGCATACCTTGGGTTATGAAAGCTTCGCTCAACTGCGACTCGCGCTCTCGCGTGAGGAGGTGTCTCGCCAGGCACCCCGTGAGGGAGCAGGGCGCATTTCGTTGGAGGACGTGGCTACGTCGATGCGCTGCATCCTCGAGGAGAAGGTCCTCGAGATCCAGGACACGGTGGCGAATCTCGATCCCAAAGAGGTCGAGGCAGCAGCTCGACTCATCCAAGCCTCCGGTACCGTGCTGCTCGTCGGGGTGGGCACCTCGCTTTCCGTCGCCCAGATGGCGGCTGTGAAGCTGACCCATGTGGGCGTGCGGGCCGTTTCACCTCCCTCCTCCGACGCCGCCACCGTGCTGACCCAGCTGCTCTCAGATGCTGATTGCATCGTGTTCGTCTCGAACTCGGGCGAATCGCGGCGCTTGAACACCATCATGGATGAGGCGATCGACTCCGCTATACCTACGGTCGTCATCACCGGAGACGATAAGGCGTCCCTGGCGCAGCGCGCCGATCACGTGCTCGCGGTGACCTCGCGCGATCGGATGCTCGCCGGCGATTTCTCATTTTCATACATGTCGATCAACTTGGTGCTCGAGATGCTCGTGCTGCTGCTCTTTCATGATTCAGTTGATGCAGAGGAATATCTGCGCATGTTCAACAAGTCCTTCGCGCTCGATAAGCAACCCGAGGAGGGGCGCAACTGA
- a CDS encoding rhamnulokinase gives MTDCSDTKRYAAVDIGASTGRVLVGWLEDGRMRLEEAHRFDNSQIRVGGHNCWDMHGLFENMIEGLRKAGELPGGPPGSIGIDTWGVDFVLLDRDRKMIGEAVSYRDARCNGMCEVVEGLIAPEDLFARTGIQRQLFNTVYQLMALKKEHPEQLAAARHLLMIPDYLNFLLTGRMRTEYTNATTTGLLNARSRDWDRDLLDLVGLPPCVFERPVMPGVEVGEFTDEVAARIGYSARVVLPATHDTGSAFLAVPARDRHGVFISSGTWSLLGVERSEPVTSSAALRENFTNEGGYGLRYRFLKNIMGLWMIQSVRREVNGTSYVRGSAAASARFDHAVDFDELRALCRDAEPFEARIDVDDERFLAPDSMISEIEAACRESGQPVPQTLGQIMRTIYASLAACYARSIASLREITGCDFSSINIVGGGCQDSYLNRMTAAATGLPVFAGPIEATAIGNVAAQMIAAGHLDGTDEVRRCVAASFPIERIDPDT, from the coding sequence ATGACAGATTGCAGCGACACAAAGCGGTACGCCGCCGTGGACATCGGTGCGTCAACAGGTCGCGTGCTCGTCGGCTGGCTCGAGGACGGGCGCATGCGCCTTGAGGAGGCCCACCGGTTCGACAACAGCCAGATCCGCGTCGGCGGCCATAACTGCTGGGATATGCACGGGCTGTTCGAGAACATGATCGAGGGATTGCGCAAGGCGGGCGAGCTGCCCGGCGGCCCGCCGGGCAGCATCGGGATCGACACCTGGGGTGTGGACTTCGTGCTTCTGGATCGCGACCGCAAGATGATAGGCGAGGCGGTGTCCTACCGCGATGCCCGATGCAACGGGATGTGCGAGGTCGTCGAGGGCCTCATCGCCCCCGAGGACCTCTTTGCGAGGACCGGCATCCAGCGACAGCTGTTCAATACCGTGTACCAGCTGATGGCTCTCAAGAAAGAGCATCCCGAGCAGCTTGCGGCCGCGCGTCACCTCCTCATGATCCCGGATTACCTGAACTTCCTTCTCACCGGTCGGATGCGCACGGAGTACACGAATGCGACGACGACGGGTCTGCTCAACGCGCGCTCACGTGATTGGGATCGCGATCTGCTCGATCTCGTGGGTCTCCCGCCATGCGTGTTCGAGCGCCCCGTCATGCCCGGTGTCGAGGTCGGCGAGTTCACGGATGAGGTCGCCGCGCGAATAGGATATTCGGCTCGCGTTGTGCTGCCCGCGACCCATGATACCGGTTCGGCATTTCTCGCCGTCCCCGCCCGCGACAGACACGGGGTCTTCATCTCATCTGGCACGTGGAGCCTGCTTGGGGTGGAGCGCAGCGAGCCCGTCACCTCCTCGGCGGCGCTGCGGGAGAACTTCACGAACGAGGGGGGCTATGGCTTGAGGTATCGGTTCTTGAAAAACATCATGGGTCTGTGGATGATCCAGTCCGTGCGAAGAGAGGTGAACGGAACGAGCTATGTGCGGGGGAGCGCGGCGGCGTCGGCGAGATTCGATCACGCGGTCGACTTCGACGAGCTGCGCGCGCTGTGCCGCGACGCTGAGCCCTTCGAGGCGCGCATCGATGTGGATGACGAGAGATTCCTCGCACCGGATTCCATGATCTCCGAGATCGAGGCCGCATGCCGCGAATCCGGCCAACCTGTGCCGCAGACGCTCGGGCAGATCATGCGCACGATATATGCGAGCCTGGCTGCGTGCTACGCTCGGTCCATCGCGAGCCTGAGAGAGATCACCGGGTGCGACTTCAGCTCCATCAACATCGTGGGCGGCGGCTGTCAGGATTCCTACCTGAATCGGATGACCGCAGCCGCAACCGGGCTGCCTGTGTTCGCCGGCCCGATCGAGGCGACGGCGATCGGCAACGTCGCGGCTCAGATGATCGCAGCCGGGCATCTCGATGGCACCGATGAGGTTCGCAGATGCGTGGCTGCCTCGTTTCCCATCGAGCGGATCGATCCTGACACATGA